The genomic stretch GAGTGCTGTACGTTTGCCTTTTGCACCCGCACACATCAGCACGGCACCCATACTGGCAGCCATACCGGTACAGATGGTCGCTATATCGGGGGTGATGAACTGCATGGTGTCGTACATCCCCAGTCCTGCATATACTCCGCCACCCGGACAATTGATATACATCTGGATATCCCTGCTGCGGTCAGTGCTTTCCAGGAATAATAACTGGGCTGTAACTATGTTAGCCACTTCATCGTTGATGGGATAACCCAGGAAGATGATCCTGTCCATCATCAACCGGCTGTACACATCCATCACGGCAACATTCATGGGGCGTTCTTCAATGATGTTGGGAGTAAGATTGGTCACATTGTGTTTGATGTATCCATCCAGCATGTTGCTGCTTATTCCCCTGTGCCTGACTGCGTATTTCTCAAATTCTTTTCCAAAATTCATAGTGAGCGATTGCTTTTTTTAAATAATACCTTTAGCAAATATAGTTGATTGTAATGCCTCAAAAATAATTTTGCTTAATCCCTGCTTCTTGACTGGTAGATCAATATGTACTGAACAAGCATGGCGATCGAAGCCAGTGCGGCAACCACATAAGTAAGTGCAGCCCATTTCAAAGCATCCTTTGCCTTTGTGTGCTCCGTATTGGTTGTGATGCGTGCCCCATCAAGCCATTTCAAAGCCCGGGATGAAGCATCAAATTCAACCGGCAATGTAATTACAGAGAAAAGGGTGCTGACGGCAAACAGAACAATGCCTATCAGCAGAACAGTGGGGTTTCCGCCACCAAAGCCAAACATACCCAGGCCTGCGATAATCACCCACTGCGATAAGGTACTGCTGATCTTGACCGCCGGAACTAGCTTGCTCCGCAGCATAAGCATTGAATAAGCGGTGGCATGCTGCACCGCATGCCCGCATTCGTGTGCTGCCACAGCGGCAGCAGACACTGTCCTTCCTTCAAAAACATCCGGGCTGAGATTCACTGTTTTATTTAACGGATTGTAATGGTCGGAAAGAAAACCATCTGCCGAAATAACCTGTACATCATAGATGCCATTATCCTTCAGCATCTTTTCTGCCACTTCCCGGCCACTCATGCCGCTGCTGGTAGCAACCCGGCTGTATTCCGAGAATTTACTTTTTAAACGATACTGAACCAGCATACCGATAAGCATAAATACCACCGATATGGCTATTATTCCAATTGTCATGTTGCTATTTTTCTGTAGGAAATCGCAAACAGCAAGCCAGACCTTTTTTTATGCCATTTCGGCAAGGCAACAAAAAAGAGAGGATCGCTCCTCTCTTTATGCTACTATATTCAGTTTATACTTTTATGCCTTATACTGGCCAGCCAGCCCTGCTGCCAGCTCTGTCATCTTCTTCAGCCCGTCTTCCGGCAAAGCGCCTTTTTTGAATTCAGCCAGGATTTCAGGGTGCTTGTTCTCCATTTCCATCAGGAAGTGCTCTTCGAATGCCTTGACATTCTTTACAGCCACATCCCTCAACAGGCCCTGTGTACCGAGGTAAATAATGGCAACCTGCTTTTCAACGGTCATGGGTGAATACTGTAACTGCTTCAGCACTTCCACGTTTCTTGCGCCCTTGTCAATTACGTTCTTGGTTGCAGCATCCAGGTCGCCGCCAAATTTAGAGAAGGCTTCCAGCTCACGGTAAAGAGCCTGGTCAAGTTTCAGTGTACCTGCTACTTTCTTCATGGATTTGATCTGTGCATTACCACCCACCCGGCTTACCGAGATACCTACGTTGATAGCAGGCCGGATACCGGCGTTGAACAGGTTACCTTCCAGGAATATCTGGCCATCGGTGATGGAGATCACGTTGGTTGGAATGTATGCAGATACGTCACCCGCCTGCGTTTCAATGATCGGCAAAGCCGTCAGGGAACCACCGCCTTTTACCAGGTGCCTGATGGATTCAGGCAGGTCATTCATCTTTTGTGCGATCTCGTCTTTGGAAACCACCTTGGCAGCCCTTTCCAATAAACGGCTGTGCAGGTAGAATACGTCTCCCGGATAAGCTTCACGTCCGGGTGGCCTTCGCAGCAACAGGGAAACCTCCCGGTAAGCCACCGCCTGCTTTGACAGGTCATCATAAATGATCAGGGCAGGACGACCGGTATCCCGGAAGAACTCGCCGATAGCAGCGCCGGCAAATGGTGCATAGAACTGCAACGGGGCAGGATCAGAAGCAGAAGCCGCTACAATGGTCGTGTAAGGCATTGCTCCGTTCTCCTCCAGTGTTTTCATTATACCTGCAATGGTAGAAGCTTTTTGGCCAATGGCCACGTATATGCAATAAACCGGCTTTCCGGCTGCGTAAAATTCTTTTTGATTGATGATGGTATCAACCGCAATGGCGGTTTTACCTGTCTGCCGGTCACCGATGATCAGTTCCCTTTGTCCACGGCCGATGGGGATCATGGCGTCAATTGCCTTGATACCTGTTTGCAGGGGTTCTTTTACGGGTTCCCGGAAGATCACACCCGGCGCCTTACGTTCAAGAGGCATTTCATACAACTCGCCTTTAATGGGGCCCTTGCCATCGATCGGTTCTCCCAGGGTGTTGATCACACGACCGCTCATTCCTTCGCCTACTTTAATGGAGGCGATCTGGCCGGTACGCTTTACTTTATCCCCTTCCTTGATTTCGCTGCTGTCACCCATTAATACCACACCCACATTATCTTCTTCCAGGTTGAGGGCAATGGCTTTTACGCCGTTGTCAAATTCAACCAGTTCACCGGAACGAACATTGTTCAGTCCGTAAACACGGGCAATACCGTCGCCCACCTGTAATACTGTTCCCACTTCCTCCAAACTGGCACTGGCGTTAAAATTGCTCAACTGCTGGCGAAGGATCGCTGAGATCTCGTCTGGCTTGATTTCTACCATAATTATTTAATTGATATGTTTATTAAAAGGCCTTTTTAAATCGGCTGCAAAGGTAGGGGAACAGGGGCGGAATGGCAAAAAAAGGGGGAAGTAAATTGAAAAAAACATATCCGCATAACTGGTAGGGAAATAGCATGCACAAGGCCCGGGAACGAACAAATTGGTAATTACAAATGTTGATTATTAAATGCCTGAATGTTCCTAAAAACGATTCATTGGGACCACGATAAAAACGCCAGAAATTGTTATGCGCATAGTTTTAAAAATTTCAAACCGGGACTATAAAAAAATTTAACTTAGTGGACTGAATTGACCTGCTTTTTTACAGGTACCTTCCATTAATTCTAAAAGGGTATACTTATGAAAATTTTTACAACAGAGAATGTATCTGGACATATTTACAATACTTTACTGCTCCTATGCTTGGTGATGCCAGTCATGACCGGCTACGGACAAACTGATCCGGATATCCCGGATTTTGCCAAATATAAAACTGATAAAGAGGAATTTATGAAACGCCGGGCAGAAGCCATTGGCATGAAAAGGGGCTTTGATACTGCAAGACCAGTTGATCCCGGCTTGCGGATCATGGCCATCCGGCAAATGGAAGATCACCGAAGAATGATCCTGGCCGGCCAGGCACCCTATGAAAGCAATCTGATCAGTGAAGCCTGGATGCCTATTGGTCCGGCACCCATTCCAAATGGCCAAACACAATTTCCACCTACTACCGCTGTTTCCGGGCGGGTAACGGCTATTGCCATTCACCCGGCAAATGCCAATATCGCTTATGTAGGGACTGCCCAGGGTGGTCTATATCGCACAACTGATGGTGGCACCAACTGGACCCCTTTAATGGATAATGCGTTAAGCCTTGCGATCGGCTCGGTAGCCATCTCCCCGTCACAGCCCGAAACAATTTACATCGGGACAGGGGAACCAAACTTTTCTGCTGACAGTTACTTTGGAGTGGGCGTTTACCGGATTGATAATGCCAGCACAACAGCCAACCTGAGCGGACCTTTTAACCAGACCGCAG from Chitinophagaceae bacterium encodes the following:
- a CDS encoding ATP-dependent Clp protease proteolytic subunit yields the protein MNFGKEFEKYAVRHRGISSNMLDGYIKHNVTNLTPNIIEERPMNVAVMDVYSRLMMDRIIFLGYPINDEVANIVTAQLLFLESTDRSRDIQMYINCPGGGVYAGLGMYDTMQFITPDIATICTGMAASMGAVLMCAGAKGKRTALKHSRIMMHQPSAGAGGQASDIEITVNEVKKVKKELYEIIAFHTGQPSDKVAVDCDRDHWMTAMEAKEYGLLDEVLLINQKKIKKNRNKKHFV
- a CDS encoding F0F1 ATP synthase subunit alpha; amino-acid sequence: MVEIKPDEISAILRQQLSNFNASASLEEVGTVLQVGDGIARVYGLNNVRSGELVEFDNGVKAIALNLEEDNVGVVLMGDSSEIKEGDKVKRTGQIASIKVGEGMSGRVINTLGEPIDGKGPIKGELYEMPLERKAPGVIFREPVKEPLQTGIKAIDAMIPIGRGQRELIIGDRQTGKTAIAVDTIINQKEFYAAGKPVYCIYVAIGQKASTIAGIMKTLEENGAMPYTTIVAASASDPAPLQFYAPFAGAAIGEFFRDTGRPALIIYDDLSKQAVAYREVSLLLRRPPGREAYPGDVFYLHSRLLERAAKVVSKDEIAQKMNDLPESIRHLVKGGGSLTALPIIETQAGDVSAYIPTNVISITDGQIFLEGNLFNAGIRPAINVGISVSRVGGNAQIKSMKKVAGTLKLDQALYRELEAFSKFGGDLDAATKNVIDKGARNVEVLKQLQYSPMTVEKQVAIIYLGTQGLLRDVAVKNVKAFEEHFLMEMENKHPEILAEFKKGALPEDGLKKMTELAAGLAGQYKA
- a CDS encoding zinc metallopeptidase, yielding MTIGIIAISVVFMLIGMLVQYRLKSKFSEYSRVATSSGMSGREVAEKMLKDNGIYDVQVISADGFLSDHYNPLNKTVNLSPDVFEGRTVSAAAVAAHECGHAVQHATAYSMLMLRSKLVPAVKISSTLSQWVIIAGLGMFGFGGGNPTVLLIGIVLFAVSTLFSVITLPVEFDASSRALKWLDGARITTNTEHTKAKDALKWAALTYVVAALASIAMLVQYILIYQSRSRD